In one Acidimicrobium ferrooxidans DSM 10331 genomic region, the following are encoded:
- the pdxS gene encoding pyridoxal 5'-phosphate synthase lyase subunit PdxS, which yields MTQYEVGTARVKRGLAEMLKGGVIMDVVNAEQAKIAEDAGAVAVMALERVPADIRRDGGVARMSDPALIEQIKDAVTIPVMAKVRIGHFAEAQLLEALEVDYIDESEVLTPADEEFHVDKWAFEVPFVCGATNLGEALRRIAEGAAMIRSKGEAGTGNVVEAVRHLRSITRDLRAIAQARPEELFGWAKRLGAPYELVAEVHALGGKLPVPLFCAGGIATPADAALTMQLGAEANFVGSGIFKSGDPAKRARAIVEATTHYNEPDVVLAVSRNLGEPMVGLGLDQIDERLAERGW from the coding sequence CAACGCGGAGCAGGCGAAGATCGCCGAGGATGCGGGTGCGGTCGCGGTCATGGCGCTCGAGCGCGTTCCTGCGGATATCCGTCGTGATGGCGGCGTCGCACGCATGAGCGACCCCGCCCTGATCGAGCAGATCAAGGACGCCGTGACTATCCCGGTGATGGCCAAGGTTCGCATCGGGCACTTTGCCGAGGCTCAGCTGCTCGAGGCTCTCGAGGTCGACTACATCGACGAGAGTGAGGTGCTCACGCCAGCCGATGAGGAGTTCCACGTCGACAAGTGGGCCTTCGAGGTCCCGTTCGTCTGTGGCGCGACCAACCTCGGGGAGGCGCTGCGTCGTATCGCTGAGGGTGCGGCGATGATCCGGTCGAAGGGTGAGGCGGGTACCGGCAACGTCGTGGAGGCGGTCCGACACCTGCGCTCCATCACGCGGGACCTGCGAGCCATCGCCCAGGCGCGCCCGGAGGAGCTCTTTGGATGGGCCAAGCGACTCGGCGCTCCCTACGAACTCGTCGCTGAGGTCCATGCGCTCGGAGGCAAGCTCCCTGTGCCGCTGTTCTGCGCGGGAGGTATTGCGACCCCAGCCGACGCGGCGCTCACGATGCAGCTCGGCGCCGAGGCGAACTTCGTGGGCTCGGGCATCTTCAAGAGCGGTGATCCCGCCAAGCGGGCACGTGCCATCGTGGAGGCGACCACGCACTACAACGAGCCCGACGTGGTGCTCGCGGTGTCGCGCAACCTCGGTGAGCCGATGGTCGGCCTCGGTCTCGATCAGATCGACGAGCGACTCGCCGAGCGCGGTTGGTGA